The following proteins come from a genomic window of Bos mutus isolate GX-2022 chromosome 21, NWIPB_WYAK_1.1, whole genome shotgun sequence:
- the MAN2A2 gene encoding alpha-mannosidase 2x isoform X4 — protein MKLKKKVTVCGAAIFCVAVFSLYLMLDRVQHDPARHQNGGNFPRSQISVLQNRIEQLEQLLEENHEIISHIKDSVLELTANVEGPPALLPYYVANGSWVVPPEPRPSFFSISPQDCQFALGGRGPKPELQMLTISEELPFDNVDGGVWKQGFDISYSPHDWDSEDLQVFVVPHSHNDPGWLKTFDKYYTEQTQHILNNMVSKLQEDPRRRFIWAEVSFFAKWWDNISAQKRAAVRRLVGNGQLEIATGGWVMPDEANSHYFALIDQLIEGHQWLEKNLGATPRSGWAVDPFGYSPTMPYLLRRANLTSMLIQRVHYAIKKHFAASHSLEFMWRQTWDSDASTDIFCHMMPFYSYDVPHTCGPDPKICCQFDFKRLPGGRISCPWKVPPRAITEANVAERAGLLLDQYRKKSRLFRSNVLLVPLGDDFRYDKPQEWDAQFFNYQRLFDFLNSKPDLHVQAQFGTLSDYFDALYKRTGVEPGARPPGFPVLSGDFFSYADREDHYWTGYYTSRPFYKNLDRVLEAHLRGAEILYSLAVAHARRSGLASQFPLSNFALLTDARRTLGLFQHHDAITGTAKEAVVVDYGVRLLRSLVSLKQVIMNAAHYLVLGDKKTYHFDPEVPFLQMDDTRLNHDALPERTVIQLESSPRYVVLFNPLEQERLSVVSLLVSSPRVRVLSEEGQPLAVQVSAHWSSATDMVPDVYQVSVPVRLPALGLGVLQLQQGLDGPRTLPSSVRVYLHGRPLSVSRNEAFPLRVIDSGTSDFALSNRYMQVWFSGLTGLLKSVRRVDEEQEQRVDMEFLVYGTRSSKDKSGAYLFLPDGEAKPYVPRDPPVLRVTEGPFFSEVVACYEHVHQVVRLYNLPGVEGLSLDVSSLVDIRDYVNKELALRIRTDINSQGIFFTDLNGFQVQPRRYLKKLPLQANFYPMPVMAYLQDAQNRLTLHTAQALGVSSLHDGQLEVILDRRLMQDDNRGLGQGLKDNKRTCNHFRLLLERRTPGREVREAASASFPSLLSHLTSMYLNTPVLALPVARRQAPGPALRSFYPLASSLPCDFHLLNLRTLQAEEDGLPSAETALLLHRKGFDCGLEAKNLGFNCTTSQGKVALGSLFHGLDVVFLQPTSLTLLYPLASPSNSTDVYVEPMEITTFRLRLG, from the exons ATGAAGCTGAAAAAGAAGGTGACAGTGTGTGGGGCTGCTATCTTCTGCGTGGCTGTCTTCTCGCTCTACCTCATGTTGGACCGAGTACAACATGATCCTGCTCGACACCAGAACGGTGGGAACTTCCCCCGG AGTCAGATATCTGTGCTACAGAACCGCATTGAACAGCTGGAACAGCTGTTGGAGGAGAACCATGAGATCATCAGCCACATCAAAGACTCTGTGCTGGAGCTGACGGCCAACGTGGAGGGCCCACCTGCCCTGCTGCCCTACTATGTGGCCAATGGCTCCTGGGTGGTGCCACCAGAGCCCCGGCCCAGCTTCTTCTCCATCTCCCCTCAAGACTGCCAGTTTGCTTTGGGGGGCCGTGGCCCGAAGCCAGAGCTGCAG ATGCTGACTATATCAGAGGAGTTGCCATTTGACAACGTGGATGGCGGCGTGTGGAAGCAAGGCTTCGACATTTCCTACAGCCCGCACGACTGGGACTCCGAGGACCTGCAGGTGTTCGTGGTCCCCCACTCTCACAACGACCCAG GCTGGCTCAAGACCTTTGACAAGTACTACACAGAACAGACCCAGCACATCCTCAACAACATGGTGTCTAAGCTGCAGGAGGACCCCCGGCGGCGCTTCATCTGGGCAGAAGTCTCCTTCTTTGCCAAGTGGTGGGACAACATCAGTGCCCAAAAGAGAGCAGCAGTCCGAAG GCTGGTGGGAAATGGGCAGCTGGAGATTGCAACAGGAGGCTGGGTGATGCCGGATGAGGCCAACTCCCATTATTTTGCGTTGATTGACCAGCTCATCGAGGGCCACCAGTGGCTGGAGAAGAACCTGG GTGCAACCCCGCGCTCAGGCTGGGCGGTGGACCCCTTTGGATACAGCCCCACCATGCCTTACCTGCTGCGCCGTGCCAACCTGACCAGCATGCTCATTCAGAGGGTACACTACGCCATCAAGAAGCACTTTGCCGCCAGCCACAGCCTGGAGTTCATGTGGAGGCAGACCTGGG ACTCGGACGCCAGCACAGACATCTTCTGCCACATGATGCCTTTCTACAGCTACGATGTCCCCCATACGTGTGGCCCGGATCCAAAGATCTGCTGCCAGTTCGATTTCAAGCGCTTGCCTGGTGGGCGGATCAGCTGCCCTTGGAAGGTGCCGCCCCGGGCTATCACGGAGGCCAATGTGGCCGAGAG GGCAGGCCTGCTCCTGGACCAGTACAGGAAGAAGTCCCGGCTCTTCCGGAGCAATGTGCTCCTGGTGCCGCTGGGCGATGACTTCCGCTACGACAAGCCCCAGGAGTGGGACGCCCAGTTCTTCAACTACCAGCGGCTCTTCGACTTCCTCAACAGCAAGCCTGACCTCCACGTGCAG GCCCAGTTTGGCACCCTCTCCGACTATTTTGACGCTCTATACAAGAGGACAGGGGTGGAGCCGGGGGCCCGGcctccaggtttccctgtgctGAGCGGGGATTTCTTCTCCTACGCGGACCGGGAGGACCACTACTGGACAGGCTATTACACTTCACGGCCTTTCTACAAGAACCTGGACCGCGTCCTGGAAGCACACCTGCG GGGCGCAGAGATCCTGTACAGCCTGGCTGTGGCTCACGCCCGCCGCTCTGGACTGGCCAGCCAGTTCCCGCTCTCGAACTTCGCCCTTCTGACGGACGCTCGGCGCACACTGGGGCTCTTCCAGCACCACGACGCCATCACAGGCACGGCCAAGGAGGCCGTTGTGGTGGACTATGGGGTCAG GCTTCTGCGCTCCCTTGTCAGCCTGAAGCAGGTCATCATGAACGCAGCTCACTACCTGGTGCTGGGGGACAAGAAGACCTACCACTTTGACCCAGAGGTGCCCTTCCTGCAGATG GATGACACCCGCTTAAATCACGACGCCCTTCCAGAGCGCACAGTGATCCAGCTGGAATCTTCACCCAG GTATGTGGTGCTGTTCAACCCATTGGAGCAGGAGCGGCTCAGCGTGGTGTCCCTGCTGGTGAGCTCACCCCGGGTGCGTGTGCTTTCGGAGGAGGGTCAGCCCCTGGCCGTGCAGGTCAGCGCGCACTGGAGCTCTGCCACCGACATGGTCCCTGACGTCTATCAG GTATCTGTGCCTGTCCGCCTGCCAGCGCTGGGTCTTGGCGTGCTGCAGCTGCAGCAGGGCCTGGACGGGCCCCGCACGCTGCCCTCCTCCGTGCGCGTCTACCTACACGGGCGGCCGCTGTCTGTCAGCAGGAATGAGGCATTCCCTCTCCGTGTCATTGACTCGGGCACCAGTGACTTCGCCCTCAGCAACCGCTACATGCAGGTCTGGTTCTCAGGCCTTACCGGGCTCCTCAAG AGTGTCCGAAGGGTGGATGAGGAGCAGGAACAGCGGGTGGACATGGAGTTCCTCGTCTATGGCACCCGCTCGTCCAAAGACAAGAGTGGAGCCTACCTCTTTCTGCCTGACGGCGAGGCCAAG CCCTACGTCCCCAGGGACCCACCCGTGCTGCGCGTCACAGAAGGCCCTTTCTTCTCAGAGGTGGTTGCCTGCTACGAGCACGTTCACCAGGTGGTCCGGCTGTATAACCTGCCGG GGGTGGAGGGGCTGTCCCTGGATGTGTCGTCCTTGGTGGACATCCGCGACTACGTCAACAAGGAGCTGGCCCTGCGCATTCGCACGGACATCAACAGCCAGGGCATCTTCTTCACGGACCTCAACGGCTTTCAG GTGCAGCCCCGACGGTATCTGAAGAAGCTGCCCCTGCAGGCCAACTTCTACCCCATGCCCGTCATGGCCTACCTCCAGGACGCCCAGAACCGCCTCACGCTGCACACGGCCCAGGCCCTGGGCGTCTCCAGCCTCCACGATG GCCAGCTAGAGGTGATCTTGGACCGGAGACTGATGCAGGATGACAACCGGGGCCTCGGCCAAGGGCTCAAGGACAACAAGAGAACCTGCAACCACTTCCGCCTCCTGTTAGAACGGCGAACCCCAGGCAGGGAG GTCCGCGAGGCCGCCTCTGCAAGCTTCCCGTCCCTCCTCAGCCACCTGACCTCCATGTACCTGAACACCCCTGTGCTCGCCCTGCCCGTGGCCAGGAGGCAGGCCCCTGGCCCCGCTCTGCGCTCTTTTTACCCTCTGGCCTCCTCACTGCCCTGTGACTTCCACCTGCTCAACCTGCGGACGCTCCAGGCCGAG GAGGATGGCTTGCCCTCGGCAGAAACCGCGCTCCTCTTACACCGCAAGGGTTTTGACTGTGGCCTTGAGGCCAAGAACTTGGGTTTCAACTGCACCACCAGCCAAGGCAAG
- the MAN2A2 gene encoding alpha-mannosidase 2x isoform X1 — protein sequence MKLKKKVTVCGAAIFCVAVFSLYLMLDRVQHDPARHQNGGNFPRSQISVLQNRIEQLEQLLEENHEIISHIKDSVLELTANVEGPPALLPYYVANGSWVVPPEPRPSFFSISPQDCQFALGGRGPKPELQMLTISEELPFDNVDGGVWKQGFDISYSPHDWDSEDLQVFVVPHSHNDPGWLKTFDKYYTEQTQHILNNMVSKLQEDPRRRFIWAEVSFFAKWWDNISAQKRAAVRRLVGNGQLEIATGGWVMPDEANSHYFALIDQLIEGHQWLEKNLGATPRSGWAVDPFGYSPTMPYLLRRANLTSMLIQRVHYAIKKHFAASHSLEFMWRQTWDSDASTDIFCHMMPFYSYDVPHTCGPDPKICCQFDFKRLPGGRISCPWKVPPRAITEANVAERAGLLLDQYRKKSRLFRSNVLLVPLGDDFRYDKPQEWDAQFFNYQRLFDFLNSKPDLHVQAQFGTLSDYFDALYKRTGVEPGARPPGFPVLSGDFFSYADREDHYWTGYYTSRPFYKNLDRVLEAHLRGAEILYSLAVAHARRSGLASQFPLSNFALLTDARRTLGLFQHHDAITGTAKEAVVVDYGVRLLRSLVSLKQVIMNAAHYLVLGDKKTYHFDPEVPFLQMDDTRLNHDALPERTVIQLESSPRYVVLFNPLEQERLSVVSLLVSSPRVRVLSEEGQPLAVQVSAHWSSATDMVPDVYQVSVPVRLPALGLGVLQLQQGLDGPRTLPSSVRVYLHGRPLSVSRNEAFPLRVIDSGTSDFALSNRYMQVWFSGLTGLLKSVRRVDEEQEQRVDMEFLVYGTRSSKDKSGAYLFLPDGEAKPYVPRDPPVLRVTEGPFFSEVVACYEHVHQVVRLYNLPASLSVLHPGVEGLSLDVSSLVDIRDYVNKELALRIRTDINSQGIFFTDLNGFQVQPRRYLKKLPLQANFYPMPVMAYLQDAQNRLTLHTAQALGVSSLHDGQLEVILDRRLMQDDNRGLGQGLKDNKRTCNHFRLLLERRTPGREPGFFSKLAAMFRGLIFHSSRNRNREVREAASASFPSLLSHLTSMYLNTPVLALPVARRQAPGPALRSFYPLASSLPCDFHLLNLRTLQAEEDGLPSAETALLLHRKGFDCGLEAKNLGFNCTTSQGKVALGSLFHGLDVVFLQPTSLTLLYPLASPSNSTDVYVEPMEITTFRLRLG from the exons ATGAAGCTGAAAAAGAAGGTGACAGTGTGTGGGGCTGCTATCTTCTGCGTGGCTGTCTTCTCGCTCTACCTCATGTTGGACCGAGTACAACATGATCCTGCTCGACACCAGAACGGTGGGAACTTCCCCCGG AGTCAGATATCTGTGCTACAGAACCGCATTGAACAGCTGGAACAGCTGTTGGAGGAGAACCATGAGATCATCAGCCACATCAAAGACTCTGTGCTGGAGCTGACGGCCAACGTGGAGGGCCCACCTGCCCTGCTGCCCTACTATGTGGCCAATGGCTCCTGGGTGGTGCCACCAGAGCCCCGGCCCAGCTTCTTCTCCATCTCCCCTCAAGACTGCCAGTTTGCTTTGGGGGGCCGTGGCCCGAAGCCAGAGCTGCAG ATGCTGACTATATCAGAGGAGTTGCCATTTGACAACGTGGATGGCGGCGTGTGGAAGCAAGGCTTCGACATTTCCTACAGCCCGCACGACTGGGACTCCGAGGACCTGCAGGTGTTCGTGGTCCCCCACTCTCACAACGACCCAG GCTGGCTCAAGACCTTTGACAAGTACTACACAGAACAGACCCAGCACATCCTCAACAACATGGTGTCTAAGCTGCAGGAGGACCCCCGGCGGCGCTTCATCTGGGCAGAAGTCTCCTTCTTTGCCAAGTGGTGGGACAACATCAGTGCCCAAAAGAGAGCAGCAGTCCGAAG GCTGGTGGGAAATGGGCAGCTGGAGATTGCAACAGGAGGCTGGGTGATGCCGGATGAGGCCAACTCCCATTATTTTGCGTTGATTGACCAGCTCATCGAGGGCCACCAGTGGCTGGAGAAGAACCTGG GTGCAACCCCGCGCTCAGGCTGGGCGGTGGACCCCTTTGGATACAGCCCCACCATGCCTTACCTGCTGCGCCGTGCCAACCTGACCAGCATGCTCATTCAGAGGGTACACTACGCCATCAAGAAGCACTTTGCCGCCAGCCACAGCCTGGAGTTCATGTGGAGGCAGACCTGGG ACTCGGACGCCAGCACAGACATCTTCTGCCACATGATGCCTTTCTACAGCTACGATGTCCCCCATACGTGTGGCCCGGATCCAAAGATCTGCTGCCAGTTCGATTTCAAGCGCTTGCCTGGTGGGCGGATCAGCTGCCCTTGGAAGGTGCCGCCCCGGGCTATCACGGAGGCCAATGTGGCCGAGAG GGCAGGCCTGCTCCTGGACCAGTACAGGAAGAAGTCCCGGCTCTTCCGGAGCAATGTGCTCCTGGTGCCGCTGGGCGATGACTTCCGCTACGACAAGCCCCAGGAGTGGGACGCCCAGTTCTTCAACTACCAGCGGCTCTTCGACTTCCTCAACAGCAAGCCTGACCTCCACGTGCAG GCCCAGTTTGGCACCCTCTCCGACTATTTTGACGCTCTATACAAGAGGACAGGGGTGGAGCCGGGGGCCCGGcctccaggtttccctgtgctGAGCGGGGATTTCTTCTCCTACGCGGACCGGGAGGACCACTACTGGACAGGCTATTACACTTCACGGCCTTTCTACAAGAACCTGGACCGCGTCCTGGAAGCACACCTGCG GGGCGCAGAGATCCTGTACAGCCTGGCTGTGGCTCACGCCCGCCGCTCTGGACTGGCCAGCCAGTTCCCGCTCTCGAACTTCGCCCTTCTGACGGACGCTCGGCGCACACTGGGGCTCTTCCAGCACCACGACGCCATCACAGGCACGGCCAAGGAGGCCGTTGTGGTGGACTATGGGGTCAG GCTTCTGCGCTCCCTTGTCAGCCTGAAGCAGGTCATCATGAACGCAGCTCACTACCTGGTGCTGGGGGACAAGAAGACCTACCACTTTGACCCAGAGGTGCCCTTCCTGCAGATG GATGACACCCGCTTAAATCACGACGCCCTTCCAGAGCGCACAGTGATCCAGCTGGAATCTTCACCCAG GTATGTGGTGCTGTTCAACCCATTGGAGCAGGAGCGGCTCAGCGTGGTGTCCCTGCTGGTGAGCTCACCCCGGGTGCGTGTGCTTTCGGAGGAGGGTCAGCCCCTGGCCGTGCAGGTCAGCGCGCACTGGAGCTCTGCCACCGACATGGTCCCTGACGTCTATCAG GTATCTGTGCCTGTCCGCCTGCCAGCGCTGGGTCTTGGCGTGCTGCAGCTGCAGCAGGGCCTGGACGGGCCCCGCACGCTGCCCTCCTCCGTGCGCGTCTACCTACACGGGCGGCCGCTGTCTGTCAGCAGGAATGAGGCATTCCCTCTCCGTGTCATTGACTCGGGCACCAGTGACTTCGCCCTCAGCAACCGCTACATGCAGGTCTGGTTCTCAGGCCTTACCGGGCTCCTCAAG AGTGTCCGAAGGGTGGATGAGGAGCAGGAACAGCGGGTGGACATGGAGTTCCTCGTCTATGGCACCCGCTCGTCCAAAGACAAGAGTGGAGCCTACCTCTTTCTGCCTGACGGCGAGGCCAAG CCCTACGTCCCCAGGGACCCACCCGTGCTGCGCGTCACAGAAGGCCCTTTCTTCTCAGAGGTGGTTGCCTGCTACGAGCACGTTCACCAGGTGGTCCGGCTGTATAACCTGCCGG cctctctctctgtcctgcACCCAGGGGTGGAGGGGCTGTCCCTGGATGTGTCGTCCTTGGTGGACATCCGCGACTACGTCAACAAGGAGCTGGCCCTGCGCATTCGCACGGACATCAACAGCCAGGGCATCTTCTTCACGGACCTCAACGGCTTTCAG GTGCAGCCCCGACGGTATCTGAAGAAGCTGCCCCTGCAGGCCAACTTCTACCCCATGCCCGTCATGGCCTACCTCCAGGACGCCCAGAACCGCCTCACGCTGCACACGGCCCAGGCCCTGGGCGTCTCCAGCCTCCACGATG GCCAGCTAGAGGTGATCTTGGACCGGAGACTGATGCAGGATGACAACCGGGGCCTCGGCCAAGGGCTCAAGGACAACAAGAGAACCTGCAACCACTTCCGCCTCCTGTTAGAACGGCGAACCCCAGGCAGGGAG CCTGGCTTTTTCTCCAAACTGGCAGCCATGTTTAGGGGCTTGATCTTTCACAGCAGCAGGAACAGGAACCGAGAG GTCCGCGAGGCCGCCTCTGCAAGCTTCCCGTCCCTCCTCAGCCACCTGACCTCCATGTACCTGAACACCCCTGTGCTCGCCCTGCCCGTGGCCAGGAGGCAGGCCCCTGGCCCCGCTCTGCGCTCTTTTTACCCTCTGGCCTCCTCACTGCCCTGTGACTTCCACCTGCTCAACCTGCGGACGCTCCAGGCCGAG GAGGATGGCTTGCCCTCGGCAGAAACCGCGCTCCTCTTACACCGCAAGGGTTTTGACTGTGGCCTTGAGGCCAAGAACTTGGGTTTCAACTGCACCACCAGCCAAGGCAAG
- the MAN2A2 gene encoding alpha-mannosidase 2x isoform X3, producing the protein MKLKKKVTVCGAAIFCVAVFSLYLMLDRVQHDPARHQNGGNFPRSQISVLQNRIEQLEQLLEENHEIISHIKDSVLELTANVEGPPALLPYYVANGSWVVPPEPRPSFFSISPQDCQFALGGRGPKPELQMLTISEELPFDNVDGGVWKQGFDISYSPHDWDSEDLQVFVVPHSHNDPGWLKTFDKYYTEQTQHILNNMVSKLQEDPRRRFIWAEVSFFAKWWDNISAQKRAAVRRLVGNGQLEIATGGWVMPDEANSHYFALIDQLIEGHQWLEKNLGATPRSGWAVDPFGYSPTMPYLLRRANLTSMLIQRVHYAIKKHFAASHSLEFMWRQTWDSDASTDIFCHMMPFYSYDVPHTCGPDPKICCQFDFKRLPGGRISCPWKVPPRAITEANVAERAGLLLDQYRKKSRLFRSNVLLVPLGDDFRYDKPQEWDAQFFNYQRLFDFLNSKPDLHVQAQFGTLSDYFDALYKRTGVEPGARPPGFPVLSGDFFSYADREDHYWTGYYTSRPFYKNLDRVLEAHLRGAEILYSLAVAHARRSGLASQFPLSNFALLTDARRTLGLFQHHDAITGTAKEAVVVDYGVRLLRSLVSLKQVIMNAAHYLVLGDKKTYHFDPEVPFLQMDDTRLNHDALPERTVIQLESSPRYVVLFNPLEQERLSVVSLLVSSPRVRVLSEEGQPLAVQVSAHWSSATDMVPDVYQVSVPVRLPALGLGVLQLQQGLDGPRTLPSSVRVYLHGRPLSVSRNEAFPLRVIDSGTSDFALSNRYMQVWFSGLTGLLKSVRRVDEEQEQRVDMEFLVYGTRSSKDKSGAYLFLPDGEAKPYVPRDPPVLRVTEGPFFSEVVACYEHVHQVVRLYNLPASLSVLHPGVEGLSLDVSSLVDIRDYVNKELALRIRTDINSQGIFFTDLNGFQVQPRRYLKKLPLQANFYPMPVMAYLQDAQNRLTLHTAQALGVSSLHDGQLEVILDRRLMQDDNRGLGQGLKDNKRTCNHFRLLLERRTPGREVREAASASFPSLLSHLTSMYLNTPVLALPVARRQAPGPALRSFYPLASSLPCDFHLLNLRTLQAEEDGLPSAETALLLHRKGFDCGLEAKNLGFNCTTSQGKVALGSLFHGLDVVFLQPTSLTLLYPLASPSNSTDVYVEPMEITTFRLRLG; encoded by the exons ATGAAGCTGAAAAAGAAGGTGACAGTGTGTGGGGCTGCTATCTTCTGCGTGGCTGTCTTCTCGCTCTACCTCATGTTGGACCGAGTACAACATGATCCTGCTCGACACCAGAACGGTGGGAACTTCCCCCGG AGTCAGATATCTGTGCTACAGAACCGCATTGAACAGCTGGAACAGCTGTTGGAGGAGAACCATGAGATCATCAGCCACATCAAAGACTCTGTGCTGGAGCTGACGGCCAACGTGGAGGGCCCACCTGCCCTGCTGCCCTACTATGTGGCCAATGGCTCCTGGGTGGTGCCACCAGAGCCCCGGCCCAGCTTCTTCTCCATCTCCCCTCAAGACTGCCAGTTTGCTTTGGGGGGCCGTGGCCCGAAGCCAGAGCTGCAG ATGCTGACTATATCAGAGGAGTTGCCATTTGACAACGTGGATGGCGGCGTGTGGAAGCAAGGCTTCGACATTTCCTACAGCCCGCACGACTGGGACTCCGAGGACCTGCAGGTGTTCGTGGTCCCCCACTCTCACAACGACCCAG GCTGGCTCAAGACCTTTGACAAGTACTACACAGAACAGACCCAGCACATCCTCAACAACATGGTGTCTAAGCTGCAGGAGGACCCCCGGCGGCGCTTCATCTGGGCAGAAGTCTCCTTCTTTGCCAAGTGGTGGGACAACATCAGTGCCCAAAAGAGAGCAGCAGTCCGAAG GCTGGTGGGAAATGGGCAGCTGGAGATTGCAACAGGAGGCTGGGTGATGCCGGATGAGGCCAACTCCCATTATTTTGCGTTGATTGACCAGCTCATCGAGGGCCACCAGTGGCTGGAGAAGAACCTGG GTGCAACCCCGCGCTCAGGCTGGGCGGTGGACCCCTTTGGATACAGCCCCACCATGCCTTACCTGCTGCGCCGTGCCAACCTGACCAGCATGCTCATTCAGAGGGTACACTACGCCATCAAGAAGCACTTTGCCGCCAGCCACAGCCTGGAGTTCATGTGGAGGCAGACCTGGG ACTCGGACGCCAGCACAGACATCTTCTGCCACATGATGCCTTTCTACAGCTACGATGTCCCCCATACGTGTGGCCCGGATCCAAAGATCTGCTGCCAGTTCGATTTCAAGCGCTTGCCTGGTGGGCGGATCAGCTGCCCTTGGAAGGTGCCGCCCCGGGCTATCACGGAGGCCAATGTGGCCGAGAG GGCAGGCCTGCTCCTGGACCAGTACAGGAAGAAGTCCCGGCTCTTCCGGAGCAATGTGCTCCTGGTGCCGCTGGGCGATGACTTCCGCTACGACAAGCCCCAGGAGTGGGACGCCCAGTTCTTCAACTACCAGCGGCTCTTCGACTTCCTCAACAGCAAGCCTGACCTCCACGTGCAG GCCCAGTTTGGCACCCTCTCCGACTATTTTGACGCTCTATACAAGAGGACAGGGGTGGAGCCGGGGGCCCGGcctccaggtttccctgtgctGAGCGGGGATTTCTTCTCCTACGCGGACCGGGAGGACCACTACTGGACAGGCTATTACACTTCACGGCCTTTCTACAAGAACCTGGACCGCGTCCTGGAAGCACACCTGCG GGGCGCAGAGATCCTGTACAGCCTGGCTGTGGCTCACGCCCGCCGCTCTGGACTGGCCAGCCAGTTCCCGCTCTCGAACTTCGCCCTTCTGACGGACGCTCGGCGCACACTGGGGCTCTTCCAGCACCACGACGCCATCACAGGCACGGCCAAGGAGGCCGTTGTGGTGGACTATGGGGTCAG GCTTCTGCGCTCCCTTGTCAGCCTGAAGCAGGTCATCATGAACGCAGCTCACTACCTGGTGCTGGGGGACAAGAAGACCTACCACTTTGACCCAGAGGTGCCCTTCCTGCAGATG GATGACACCCGCTTAAATCACGACGCCCTTCCAGAGCGCACAGTGATCCAGCTGGAATCTTCACCCAG GTATGTGGTGCTGTTCAACCCATTGGAGCAGGAGCGGCTCAGCGTGGTGTCCCTGCTGGTGAGCTCACCCCGGGTGCGTGTGCTTTCGGAGGAGGGTCAGCCCCTGGCCGTGCAGGTCAGCGCGCACTGGAGCTCTGCCACCGACATGGTCCCTGACGTCTATCAG GTATCTGTGCCTGTCCGCCTGCCAGCGCTGGGTCTTGGCGTGCTGCAGCTGCAGCAGGGCCTGGACGGGCCCCGCACGCTGCCCTCCTCCGTGCGCGTCTACCTACACGGGCGGCCGCTGTCTGTCAGCAGGAATGAGGCATTCCCTCTCCGTGTCATTGACTCGGGCACCAGTGACTTCGCCCTCAGCAACCGCTACATGCAGGTCTGGTTCTCAGGCCTTACCGGGCTCCTCAAG AGTGTCCGAAGGGTGGATGAGGAGCAGGAACAGCGGGTGGACATGGAGTTCCTCGTCTATGGCACCCGCTCGTCCAAAGACAAGAGTGGAGCCTACCTCTTTCTGCCTGACGGCGAGGCCAAG CCCTACGTCCCCAGGGACCCACCCGTGCTGCGCGTCACAGAAGGCCCTTTCTTCTCAGAGGTGGTTGCCTGCTACGAGCACGTTCACCAGGTGGTCCGGCTGTATAACCTGCCGG cctctctctctgtcctgcACCCAGGGGTGGAGGGGCTGTCCCTGGATGTGTCGTCCTTGGTGGACATCCGCGACTACGTCAACAAGGAGCTGGCCCTGCGCATTCGCACGGACATCAACAGCCAGGGCATCTTCTTCACGGACCTCAACGGCTTTCAG GTGCAGCCCCGACGGTATCTGAAGAAGCTGCCCCTGCAGGCCAACTTCTACCCCATGCCCGTCATGGCCTACCTCCAGGACGCCCAGAACCGCCTCACGCTGCACACGGCCCAGGCCCTGGGCGTCTCCAGCCTCCACGATG GCCAGCTAGAGGTGATCTTGGACCGGAGACTGATGCAGGATGACAACCGGGGCCTCGGCCAAGGGCTCAAGGACAACAAGAGAACCTGCAACCACTTCCGCCTCCTGTTAGAACGGCGAACCCCAGGCAGGGAG GTCCGCGAGGCCGCCTCTGCAAGCTTCCCGTCCCTCCTCAGCCACCTGACCTCCATGTACCTGAACACCCCTGTGCTCGCCCTGCCCGTGGCCAGGAGGCAGGCCCCTGGCCCCGCTCTGCGCTCTTTTTACCCTCTGGCCTCCTCACTGCCCTGTGACTTCCACCTGCTCAACCTGCGGACGCTCCAGGCCGAG GAGGATGGCTTGCCCTCGGCAGAAACCGCGCTCCTCTTACACCGCAAGGGTTTTGACTGTGGCCTTGAGGCCAAGAACTTGGGTTTCAACTGCACCACCAGCCAAGGCAAG